The Deltaproteobacteria bacterium genome window below encodes:
- a CDS encoding endonuclease/exonuclease/phosphatase family protein — MKPRPRVHGDPRVVELVPEAPRSPLVHGLQPHFAHLAGLSHRRLLERDPIYRRARPEIDRMLDGFAWDLRPTTLASTQRPIHAVAWNIERGKRFDALMAALAQPALAQADLLLLTEVDLGMGRSGNRDIPQAIADATGLGYVYVNFHLVLAPGDAGEQEPHFENQLGMHGAAIFTRWPVRRAWAVELPEFTDKFHALEKRLGSKRALLCELVLDDGPLLVVVVHLDPFAPPVHRAAQLRGVMDAVAATGIRRVLVGGDFNTNTYHLGSTIGLGIDVIHKLMRFGFAGTVRQYMTPEQYFEREVFEVLDGAGFERAGFTDPAAGTIHYDLNDPELRDKSLQYIPPPLFRWLEKRLAAWDGCVPMRVDHFAGRGLRPCEAKTLPRDLPSGRVSDHAALSLSFELDPP, encoded by the coding sequence GTGAAGCCCCGGCCGCGGGTCCACGGCGACCCGCGCGTGGTCGAGCTGGTGCCCGAGGCTCCACGCTCGCCGTTGGTGCACGGCCTGCAACCGCACTTCGCCCACCTCGCGGGCCTCAGCCACCGACGCCTGCTGGAGCGCGACCCCATCTACCGGCGCGCGCGACCAGAGATCGACCGCATGCTCGACGGCTTCGCGTGGGACCTGCGTCCGACCACGCTCGCGAGCACCCAACGACCGATCCACGCGGTGGCGTGGAACATCGAGCGGGGCAAGCGATTCGACGCGCTGATGGCCGCGCTCGCCCAGCCCGCGCTGGCCCAGGCGGACCTGCTGTTGCTGACGGAGGTCGACCTCGGCATGGGCCGCTCGGGCAATCGCGACATCCCGCAGGCGATCGCCGACGCGACCGGGCTCGGCTACGTCTACGTCAACTTCCATCTCGTGCTCGCGCCAGGCGACGCCGGTGAGCAGGAGCCGCACTTCGAGAACCAGCTCGGCATGCACGGCGCAGCGATCTTCACGCGCTGGCCGGTGCGGCGCGCGTGGGCGGTCGAGCTGCCGGAGTTCACCGACAAGTTCCACGCGCTCGAGAAGCGGCTCGGTAGCAAGCGCGCGCTGCTGTGCGAGCTGGTGCTCGACGACGGCCCGCTGCTGGTGGTGGTCGTGCACCTCGATCCGTTCGCGCCACCGGTGCACCGCGCCGCCCAGCTGCGCGGCGTGATGGATGCGGTCGCCGCCACCGGCATCCGCCGCGTGCTGGTGGGCGGCGACTTCAACACCAACACCTATCACCTCGGCAGCACCATCGGGCTCGGCATCGACGTGATCCACAAGCTCATGCGCTTCGGCTTCGCGGGCACCGTGCGCCAGTACATGACCCCCGAGCAGTACTTCGAGCGCGAGGTCTTCGAGGTGCTCGACGGCGCCGGCTTCGAGCGGGCCGGCTTCACCGATCCGGCCGCCGGCACCATCCACTACGATCTCAACGACCCCGAGCTGCGCGACAAGAGCCTGCAGTACATCCCGCCGCCGCTGTTTCGCTGGCTCGAGAAGCGTCTGGCGGCGTGGGACGGCTGCGTGCCCATGCGCGTCGACCACTTCGCCGGTCGTGGGCTGCGGCCGTGCGAGGCCAAGACCCTGCCGCGCGACCTGCCGAGCGGCCGCGTGTCGGATCATGCCGCGCTGTCGCTGTCGTTCGAGCTCGATCCACCCTGA
- a CDS encoding SDR family oxidoreductase: MSASLGGTVLVTGASSGIGAAFARGFGRTAAQLVLVARRVDRLEALADELRGVRPELRVHVWDCDLADPRATEALAARALAELGGVDVLVNNAGFGDQNFLEHADAARLQRMIALNITAPTLLCRALVPGMVARGHGGVLNVSSGFGITYLPGFSVYVGTKHYVTGFTDTLRAELAGTGVVVTQVLPGPVATEFHEQAQGTVPVTPPALATVTAAHCAEVAIAALQAGRAWAVPGFVYGLASWGARLVPRWLWRRITAVFARSLRRRLPRP; encoded by the coding sequence ATGTCGGCCTCGCTCGGCGGCACCGTGCTGGTGACCGGCGCGTCGTCGGGCATCGGGGCCGCGTTCGCGCGGGGCTTCGGGCGCACGGCGGCGCAGCTGGTGTTGGTCGCGCGGCGCGTCGATCGGCTCGAGGCGCTCGCCGACGAGCTGCGTGGCGTGCGGCCCGAGCTGCGCGTGCACGTGTGGGACTGCGACCTCGCCGACCCGCGCGCCACCGAGGCGCTCGCCGCCCGTGCGCTCGCCGAGCTGGGCGGTGTCGATGTGCTGGTGAACAACGCCGGCTTCGGCGATCAGAACTTCCTCGAGCACGCCGACGCCGCGCGGCTGCAGCGGATGATCGCGCTCAACATCACGGCGCCGACGCTGCTGTGTCGCGCGCTGGTGCCGGGCATGGTCGCGCGCGGCCACGGTGGCGTGCTCAACGTCAGCTCGGGCTTCGGCATCACCTACCTGCCGGGCTTCTCGGTGTACGTCGGCACCAAGCACTACGTCACCGGCTTCACCGACACGCTGCGCGCCGAGCTGGCCGGCACCGGCGTGGTCGTGACTCAGGTGTTGCCCGGTCCGGTCGCGACCGAGTTCCACGAGCAGGCGCAAGGCACGGTGCCTGTGACGCCGCCGGCGCTGGCCACGGTCACGGCGGCGCACTGTGCCGAGGTCGCGATCGCGGCGCTGCAGGCCGGTCGGGCGTGGGCAGTGCCGGGGTTCGTCTACGGCCTTGCCTCGTGGGGCGCGCGTCTGGTACCGCGCTGGTTGTGGCGACGCATCACGGCCGTGTTCGCGCGATCACTCAGAAGGCGGTTGCCAAGGCCGTGA
- a CDS encoding teichoic acid biosynthesis protein, with amino-acid sequence MRVLYGVVGEGMGHATRSRVVIEHLIGAGHEVEIMTSGRAKDFLAKRFEGVNRIHGLHFVTEENRVRLGKTLWSNVLSGSMGLPRNIEAYFELLAEFRPEVVISDFESWTYLYAKVHRLPVYSIDNMQIINRCRHPPEILEGEQANFEIARAFVKGKLPFCDHYLITTFFKPEIRKPDTSLHPPILRPEILATTATAGDHLLVYQTAEGHDALARALDAVGIECRVYGMHRGLTEEKVEGNLRHRAFSEAGFIADLASARAVVVGGGFTVISESAYFHKPMLVVPLQGQFEQTLNARWVEHLGYGRAAPVIDDAATVRRFLDAVPACEEALSSYQQDGNVDLLGALDELLDRAAAGVD; translated from the coding sequence ATGCGCGTCCTGTACGGTGTCGTCGGTGAAGGCATGGGACACGCCACGCGCTCGCGCGTGGTGATCGAGCACCTCATCGGTGCCGGGCACGAGGTCGAGATCATGACCTCGGGGCGCGCCAAGGACTTTCTGGCAAAGCGCTTCGAGGGCGTCAACCGCATCCACGGCCTGCACTTCGTGACCGAGGAGAACCGGGTGCGGCTGGGCAAGACGCTGTGGTCCAACGTGCTGTCGGGCAGCATGGGGCTGCCGCGCAACATCGAGGCCTACTTCGAGCTGTTGGCCGAGTTCCGCCCCGAGGTGGTGATCAGCGATTTCGAGTCGTGGACCTACCTCTACGCGAAGGTCCATCGGCTGCCGGTCTACAGCATCGACAACATGCAGATCATCAATCGTTGTCGGCACCCGCCCGAGATCCTCGAGGGCGAGCAGGCCAACTTCGAGATCGCCCGCGCGTTCGTGAAGGGCAAGCTGCCGTTTTGCGATCACTACCTCATCACGACCTTCTTCAAGCCCGAGATCCGCAAGCCCGACACCTCGCTGCACCCGCCGATTCTGCGGCCCGAGATCCTCGCGACCACCGCGACCGCCGGTGATCACTTGCTGGTGTACCAGACCGCCGAGGGGCACGATGCGCTGGCGCGGGCGCTCGACGCCGTCGGCATCGAGTGTCGCGTGTACGGCATGCACCGCGGGCTGACCGAGGAGAAGGTCGAGGGCAACCTCCGCCACCGGGCGTTCTCCGAGGCCGGCTTCATCGCCGACCTCGCCAGCGCGCGCGCGGTCGTGGTCGGCGGCGGCTTCACCGTGATCAGCGAGTCGGCCTACTTCCACAAGCCGATGCTGGTGGTGCCGCTGCAGGGCCAGTTCGAGCAGACCCTGAACGCGCGCTGGGTCGAGCATCTCGGCTATGGTCGGGCTGCGCCGGTCATCGACGACGCCGCGACCGTGCGACGCTTCCTCGACGCGGTGCCGGCCTGCGAGGAGGCGCTGTCGAGCTACCAGCAGGACGGCAACGTCGACCTGCTCGGTGCGCTCGACGAACTGCTCGATCGCGCCGCCGCGGGTGTCGACTGA
- a CDS encoding prolipoprotein diacylglyceryl transferase, giving the protein MSLLRRWTLDFHNRTVLFRAGNWIFTTYAFLAAAAFATGFAGSLWYDAMAGLDVLLIAKLYLFVVVPAVLVGLRLFSIMLEWRELFRRPLQTIVKPGYMLHGGIFGGVIGLWAVAVIADVPVLRLLDAPALALPLGEAIARLGCYVYGCCWGRPTDSRFGVRYTSLDSKVVRCAPHLHNVKIHPAQLYALCIYLAMFAVMYAILPLMPFDGALTAIYFIGHSAIRYSLEFFRQDDRGKLWGKLTHTNLYSLAMVFAGIAILVWGSQNATHVDLDMSIRLVHIVSNASIMPWIAMYGLVFGFAYGVAYKKVGSWIQSPSGGMKPNVDELSMGAVQRMENLDKK; this is encoded by the coding sequence ATGTCGCTACTGCGGCGTTGGACGCTCGACTTCCACAACCGCACGGTGCTGTTCCGCGCCGGCAACTGGATCTTCACCACCTACGCGTTCCTGGCCGCGGCCGCGTTCGCGACCGGCTTCGCCGGGTCGCTCTGGTACGACGCGATGGCCGGCCTCGACGTGCTGCTGATCGCGAAGCTCTACCTGTTCGTGGTGGTGCCCGCGGTGCTGGTGGGCCTGCGCCTGTTCAGCATCATGCTCGAGTGGCGCGAGCTGTTCCGTCGCCCGCTGCAGACCATCGTCAAGCCCGGCTACATGCTGCACGGCGGCATCTTCGGCGGCGTCATCGGCCTGTGGGCCGTGGCGGTGATCGCCGACGTGCCGGTGCTGCGTCTGCTCGACGCGCCCGCGCTGGCGCTGCCGCTCGGCGAGGCCATCGCGCGCCTGGGCTGCTACGTCTACGGCTGCTGCTGGGGGCGCCCGACCGACAGCCGCTTCGGCGTCCGCTACACCAGCCTCGACTCCAAGGTGGTCCGCTGCGCGCCCCACCTGCACAACGTGAAGATCCACCCCGCGCAGCTCTACGCGCTGTGCATCTACCTGGCGATGTTCGCCGTGATGTACGCGATCCTGCCGCTGATGCCGTTCGACGGCGCGCTCACGGCGATCTACTTCATCGGTCACTCGGCGATCCGCTACAGCCTCGAGTTCTTCCGCCAGGACGACCGCGGCAAGCTGTGGGGCAAGCTCACGCACACCAACCTGTACTCGCTGGCGATGGTGTTCGCCGGCATCGCGATCCTCGTGTGGGGCAGCCAGAACGCCACCCACGTCGACCTCGACATGAGCATCCGGCTGGTCCACATCGTGTCCAACGCGTCGATCATGCCGTGGATCGCGATGTACGGTCTGGTCTTCGGCTTCGCCTACGGCGTGGCCTACAAGAAGGTCGGCAGCTGGATCCAGTCGCCCTCGGGCGGCATGAAGCCCAACGTCGACGAGCTCAGCATGGGCGCCGTGCAGCGCATGGAAAACCTCGACAAGAAGTAG
- a CDS encoding DUF4920 domain-containing protein, translated as MRLAILSLLATAACARDVSPASTTKTDAPSQAQNTVATADADKVAHASHAGEGEHAGCIYAGTEADGHGACPGGGQEPDAPKASSGHFGAPFSVAAAVPLTKAIGEGAGNTVLVSGTVEAVCQKKGCWMVVKDGTDSARVMMKDHAFAVPVDSRGKPVLVEGTLTKRTFDEAQVKHLEQDKGGDPSTVAGSRDEHVLMATGVEIKS; from the coding sequence ATGCGCCTCGCGATCCTCTCGCTGCTCGCCACCGCTGCTTGTGCGCGCGACGTGAGCCCGGCCTCGACCACGAAGACCGACGCGCCGAGCCAGGCGCAGAACACCGTGGCCACCGCCGACGCCGACAAGGTCGCGCACGCCTCGCACGCCGGCGAGGGTGAACACGCGGGCTGCATCTACGCCGGCACCGAGGCCGACGGCCATGGTGCGTGCCCCGGCGGCGGGCAGGAGCCCGACGCCCCGAAGGCGTCGAGCGGCCACTTCGGCGCGCCGTTCTCGGTCGCCGCCGCGGTGCCGCTGACCAAGGCCATCGGCGAGGGCGCCGGCAACACCGTGCTCGTCAGCGGCACGGTCGAGGCGGTGTGCCAGAAGAAGGGCTGCTGGATGGTCGTGAAGGACGGCACCGACAGCGCCCGCGTGATGATGAAGGACCACGCCTTCGCGGTGCCGGTCGACAGCCGCGGCAAGCCGGTGCTGGTCGAGGGCACGCTGACCAAGCGCACCTTCGACGAGGCCCAGGTCAAGCACCTCGAGCAGGACAAGGGCGGCGATCCGAGCACGGTCGCGGGCAGCCGCGACGAGCACGTGCTGATGGCCACCGGCGTCGAGATCAAGAGCTGA